The Deltaproteobacteria bacterium DNA window AGTGCCGCCGAAGTCGCCCGCATCCTGGGGTTAACCGATCGCCGGGTGCTGCTCCAGACCCTGACGACGATTATCCAGCGCCGGGGAGCGGAAGTGCTGCAACTGGTGGAGGAACTCCACGAACATGGGCTAGATCTGAAGCGCTTTTATCAGGATCTGGTGCTCTATAGCCGTCATTTATTGCTCGCTGCCCTGGTCCCCGAGGCCCGGTCCCTGGTCGAAGTGGCTGACCCGGAATGGCAGCAACTTCAGGGTCTGGCCCAACAGCGTCCCTTACCCTATCTGTTTAATCTTCTTAATGAACTGCTTAAAGCCAGCGAAGACCTGCGCCGGGCCAGTTTTCCGCGCCTGGCCCTGGAAATTCTACTGCTGCGTTTGGTCCATCTTGAACCCGTAGTGCCGATAGAGGAATGGCTCGAACGTCTGGCCGCCCTCGAAGCCCGGCTGGCCAGCGGAGAGGCCAGCCCTGAGGCAGCCGTCTCTAGCCCGGTGGCTGATCAGCCTAAGGTACCAGAATTATCAGAATCAAAGCCTCCGGCCCAGCGCTGGCCGGAATTTGTCGTACTGGTGCAGAAACAGATGGGAAATTCTGTGGCTGCGGCATTACAACAGAGCCGTTTGGAAAAGGAGGAGGAGCAGCACCTGGTAATTACCCTGGGCCAGGGCTGGAATGCCCTCGGGGAGCAGCACCTAACCGGTTTACGCGAGTTGGCGGAGGATTTTTTTGGCAGCCAATATCAACTCTCCATCAGACCGTCTCTATCGCCCCCTGCCGCCCCGCCGCCGGCGGCTTCCCCAAAACCGGCTACCATGGCCGAGATTAAACAGCAGGTGCTGGAGATCTTCGGCGGGCAATGGGTTACCGAAGACCGGCAACAGTCGGCCAAAAAGGAGGAATCGCCTTGAAGAATATCGGCAATCTGATGAAACAGGCCCAGAAGCTGCAAAGCAAGATGATGGCCATCCAGGAAGAATTGGGCGAACGGACTGTATCCGCCCAGGTTGGCGGAGGCATGGTAGAAGTGGTTGTCAACGGCCGCCAGGAATTGGTCTCGGTGCGTATCGATCCGGAAGTGGTCAATCCTGACGATGTGGAAATGCTTCAGGATCTGGTGCTGGCCGCGGTAAATGATGCTCTTAATCGCTCCCGGGAAATGGTGAGCGAAGAGATGTCGAAACTAACCGGTGGACTAAAAATTCCTGGTCTGATGTGAGTCTCCGGCACTATGCCCAAAGGAATCTATCCGGCTCCCCTCCAGAAGGTAATCACCTGTTTAAGCAAATGGCCGGGGATCGGCGAAAAGACTGCAACTCGCCTGGCCCTTTACTTGTTGCGGGCCTCCGCGGCCGAGGTCGTCGAATTAACCCAGGCTCTCACTGAGTTAAAGGATAAGATCCGGCTCTGCTCCCGCTGTTTTGCCTTTGCCGATCAGGAACTTTGTCCTATCTGTGCCGACGCCAGCCGCCACCAGGGTCAGTTATGTGTGGTTGCCGACCCCGGCGATCTGTTGGCCTTGGAACGGGCCGGGTTCTTTCTGGGAGTTTATCATGTCTTAGGAGGACTGATTTCTCCCCTGGAAGGGGTCGGACCCGAGGATTTACGGGTAGCGGAACTACTGGCCCGTCTGGAGCCGGAAGGCCTCCAGGAGGTGGTGCTGGCCCTGAACCCCAGCCTGGAGGGCGAGAGTACTACCGCTTATTTGTCCGAGCAGCTTCGCAAACGAGGGGTGAAGGTAACCCGCATCGCCTATGGTATCCCGATGGGAGGCGATATGAAATACTGCGATCAGCAGACCCTCAAAGAGGCCTTGCGGCATCGGGTGGAAGCTTGAATCAAGATGCTGATCGATCGGCGCTTAATCCATAATTTTGATTGGTTTCTGCTAGGATTGGTACTGGTCATTGTGAGCCTAGGGATTCTAAATCTTTACAGTGCCGGTCTCAGTCAGGCCGCCAGGCAGGACACCCCGCTTTATATCAAGCAACTTTACTGGCTGGGGTTCGGCTTCGGCCTGATGTTGATGACCTTGTTGTTTGACTACCGTAATCTGGAGAAAGTTGCCTATCCGCTATTCTGGCTCACGGTGGTCTTGTTGGTGCTGGTCCTGGTATTCGGGAAGGTGGTATCCGGCTCCCAGCGTTGGCTACCTCTGGGGCCGCTGTCCTTTCAGCCTTCGGAATTGACTAAATTGGCCATCATCCTGGCTCTGGCCCGCCACTTTTCGCCGCGCGAGCAGCTAGACCCCTTAAACCTGCGGGAACTGCTGGTGCCTTTTATTCTGGCCTTGATCCCCTTTGCTCTGGTCGTCAAGCAACCGGATCTGGGCACGGCCTTTTTAATCGCTCTAATCGCTGCGACGATGGTTCTCTTCGTCGGAGTCCGCTGGCAGATATTAATGGCTTTGGGGGCGTCTTTATTGCTGTTGTCGCCGCTGCTGTGGCATTTTCTCAAGGATTATCAGAAACAACGCATCCTTACATTTCTAAATCCCGACGACGATCCCTTGGGCGCCGGCTATCACATAATCCAGTCCAAAATTGCCGTGGGCTCTGGTCTCCTCTGGGGCAAGGGTTTCCTGCAGGGTACCCAAAGCAAGCTCAATTTTTTGCCGGAACAGCATACTGACTTTGTATTTTCCGTCTTTGCGGAAGAATGGGGCTTTGCCGGCTCCTTTTTTTTGCTCTTGCTTTATATTTTACTGATCCTCTGGGGACTTCAGATTTCTCGGGCCTGTAAGGAGCGCTTCGGCAATCTGTTGGCCCTGGGCCTGATCGCCATGATTTTTTGGCAAATATTCATTAATATCTCTATGGTGACCGGGATGTTGCCGGTAGTCGGCATCACCCTGCCCCTGTTCAGCTATGGCGGGTCCTCCCTGATCTCTACTCTGATCAGTATTGGTTTACTGCTCAATATCCGCATGCGCCTTCTGCCTTCCGGGTGAATCGGAGATTTTGCAAAAAAATCTTTGACAGGAGAATTAAAATAAGGTAAATATGCATAAATAACTTTGCGGAAAAGTTCACATAGTCTAATTTAGTCGTTTTAACAAAAACTTAAATGAGGTGGCCAGAGAGATGATTGAGCTTAATTGGACATTGTATGTACAAATCATCAACTTCTTGCTCCTGGTCTTTCTCTTGAATCAAGTGTTGTTCCGGCCTATCCGGGGGGCAATCAGCGACCGCCGCGCCCGGATTTCGGGTTACGAGGGTGACATTGCCACCCTCACGGAGAATCAGCAACAGGTGAAGAGCACCATCCAGGCCGAGCTCACTGCTGCCCGCAAGAGTGGATTTGAAAAGCGGGAAATGATCAAGAAGGAAGGCGCTGATGCAGAAGGATCCCTACTGGAGCGGGTAAAGAGAGAAACCGACACCGAATGGGAGCAGACCGAGAAAAAGATCAAAGAAGATATGGCTAAGGCCCGGGAGACCCTGAAACCTCAGGCCCAATCTTTTGCCATGGAGCTGGCTGCCAAGATTCTGGGGAGGGCGATAGCATGAGCACAGGCACCGGAAAAGGCATTGGTACGGGGTTTGGGGTGGCATTGACCTTAGCTGGCATGGTCCTGATGGTCGGCGTGGCTTGGGCTGCTGAGGCCGGTCATGGCGGCGGTGAACATGACGCGGCCAGAATTAAAGACCTGATCTGGCGAACCGTAAACTTTGTGGTGTTTGCCGGAATTCTAATTAAACTGGCAACCAAACCCATAAAGGAGTTCTTTGCTGGCCGCAAACAGCAGATCGCTCAGAACCTGGAGGAGTTGGAGAGCCAGAAGGCTGCAGCTGAAAAGGCTCTGGCCGAGGCCCAGGCCCGACTGGCCACCGTAGCTGAAGAGCGGGAAAAGATCATTAAAATTTTTATCGCTGAAGGCGAAGCCGAAAAGGCTAGGATCATCGAGCGGGCCGAGCAGGCCGCGGCTCGGATCAAAGAAATGGCGGCCTTGACCATTGAGGCCGAAACGAAAAAGGCTGCCGCTGATTTAAAACGAGAGCTGGTGGAAACGGCCGCCCAGCTTTCCGAAGGTCTGATCAAAGAACACATTACGGCCGACGACCAACAGCGGTTGGTTGATGAATACTTGACAAAGGTGGTGGAAGCCCATTGATTAATCTGACCATTGCCCGACGTTATGCCAAGGCTTTACTGACCATTGGCAAGGAGGATGGCCGGTATAAGGATTATGGGGAGGAACTCAGCGCTTTTGCCCATCTGCTGGAACGGGAACCAGACCTCAAAAACGCCATCATTAATCCCATTTACAGCCAAGATGATCGCAAAAGTGTTTTGCTCCGCATTGTTGAGCTAATCAATTTATCCCCGATAGTGTCAAACTTTGTTAAACTGCTGTTCGACAAACGACGTATTGATGCCGTGCTGGGAATCTCTCAAGTTTACCAACAGCTAGTCGATCAGTTGGAGAACGTCAGCCGTACCCAAGTAAAGACCGCGTTTCCTCTGGACGAGACTACCTTGACCCGCATCCGTGAAACCCTGGAAAAGATTACCGGTAATACGGTAGTAATGGAGGTGGAAGAGGACCCGACGATCATCGGGGGGGTCTTGGCCCGGGCCGGAGACCTGATCTTGGACGGCAGTGTACGGACCCAACTTCAAAGTTTAACCGAATCTTTGAAAAGGAGTGAGGTTTTTTAAATGGAAATCAGAGCTGAAGAAATCAGTCAGATCATCCGGACCCAGATCAAGGAGTACGAGACCAAGGTTGAGGTAGCCGAGACGGGGACGGTGCTCTCAGTCGGTGATGGGATCGCCCGGGTTCATGGGGTAGAAAAATGCATGGCCATGGAATTGTTGGAATTTCCTGGCGGTATCTACGGTATTGCCCTGAACCTGGAAGAAGATAATGTCGGCTGCGCCATCCTGGGTGAAGATATCCACATCAAGGAAGGCGATATTGTCAAACGGACCGGACGTATCGCTGAAGTACCAGTGGGTGATGCGGTTATTGGCCGCGTGCTGGACCCGGTTGGTAACCCGATAGACGGCAAGGGGCCCATCGAAGCCAAGGAGTTTCGCCGCATTGAATTAAAGGCCCCAGGGGTTATTGACCGCCAGCCGGTGAATGAGCCGATGTACACTGGCTATAAGGCCATTGATGCCATGACCCCGATTGGCCGGGGGCAGCGGGAACTGATTATCGGCGACCGCCAGATCGGCAAAACCGCGCTTTGTGTGGATTCAATCATTAACCAGAAAGAATCCGGCGTTATTTGCATTTATGTCGCCATTGGCCAGAAAAAATCTACCGTGGCCCAGGTGGTGGACGCCTTGGAACGACACGGAGCCATGAAACATACCATCGTGATCTCGGCGACCGCCAGTGAGCCGGCCCCCCTGCAGTATATTGCCGCTTATTCCGGCTGTACCATGGGCGAATATTACCGCGACACCAACCGTCACGCCCTGATCATTTATGATGACCTGTCCAAACAGGCTGCGGCTTATCGGCAGATTTCCCTGCTCCTGCGGCGTCCACCGGGACGGGAAGCCTATCCGGGCGACATTTTTTATAATCACTCCCGGCTCCTGGAGCGAGCGGCCAAATTAAATGACTCGCTGGGAGGAGGCTCCTTAACGGCCTTACCTATCATTGAGACCCAAGCCGGGGACGTATCGGCCTATATTCCCACCAACGTGATCTCCATTACTGACGGCCAGGTCTATCTGGAACCAGGATTGTTCTTTGCCGGGGTGCGGCCGGCGATCAACGTCGGGCTGTCGGTCTCCCGGGTCGGTGGCGCCGCCCAGGTCAAGGCCATGAAGCAGGTGGCAGGCTCACTACGTCTTGATCTGGCTCAGTATCGGGAATTGGCCGCTTTTGCGCAGTTCGGTTCGGAATTGGACAAATCGACCCAGTTCCAGTTGAACCGAGGCATCCGGCTGGTAGAAATTCTCAAGCAGCCCCAGTATCAGCCTTTGCCCATGGAAAAAGAGATCACCATCATCTATGCCGGAACCCGGGGATACTTAGACGAGTGGCCGGTTGAAATACTCGGCGACTACGAACGGCAACTCTACGATTTTATTGAAGGCAAGTATCCAGAGATCTTCACCGAAATCAAGGAAAAGAAAGAGATCGGCCCTGATCTGGATGAGAAGATGAAAGCTGCCCTGGGAGAATTCAAAACCGTATTCCAAGCCAGCCAGGCCGCCTGATGACCGGGGCCACCGGCAATCAAGGAGGGTAAACTGAGGCGATGGCAACGTTACGCGATATCAAACGAAAAATCGGGGCGGTTCAAAAAACCCAGCAGATCACCAAGGCAATGAATATGGTGGCGGCAGCCAAACTGCGCGGGGCCCAGGCCCGGATGGAACAATTTCGTCCTTATGCCGCGGCATTTTCTCAGATGTTAAGCAGCATCGCCGGACGGGTGGAACCGGAAGCGCATCCGTTTTTTGTCCGGACCCCCTTGGTGGAAAAGATTGAGCTGGTATTGTTGACCGCCGATCGAGGACTATGCGGCAGTTTTAATATGAATCTGATTACTGCGGCCGAAAAGTTCGTTAAGGCCAAAGAGGCTGACGGCATTGAGGTTTCGCTTACCTGTGTCGGTCGAAAAGGGCGAGACTTTTTCCGGCGTCGCAAGGCCAACATCCGAATGGGTTATGTTGATGTCTGGAATAAATTTGACTTCAATGACGCCATCGCCGTCGCCCGGGAGGTAGTAACTCCCTTTAACAACGGCGAGGTGCAGGAAGTCTATCTGATCTATTCCGAGTTTGTCAACATGGCCATCCAGCGTCCGACGTTGGTGCAGCTGTTACCTATCAGCCCGGAGGTGACAGAGGAGGAGGGTCCGGCTCAGGAATACCTCTGTGAACCCCCGGAGGCCCAATTTCTAGACTATCTCCTGCCCCGTTACATCAATGTGAGGGTCTATCATGGGTTTCTGGAAAATTCCACCAGCGAACATGCTGCCCGGATGACGGCCATGGACAATGCCAGCAGTAACTGCAAAGACATGATTCAGCAACTCACCCTGGTAATGAATAAGGCTCGACAAGCGGCTATTACCAAGGAGTTAATGGATATAATCGGCGGGGCGGAAGCCCTCAAAGGCTAGCCCCAAAATTTGAGGAGGACCTGGAGATTATGAATATTGGACATATCGCCCGCGTCATTGGTCCAGTCGTTGACGTGGAATTTGAGGAAGGCAAACTTCCTGAGATTCTGAACGGCTTGCTAATTACTAATCCAGCTATCGATGACAGCGAAGATAATCTGGTGGTTGAGGTTGCTCAACACCTGGGTAATAATATGGTCCGCACTATCGCCATGGATACCACCGATGGTCTGGTGCGGGGGATGCCGGTTAAGGACACCGGCAAGCCCATTGCTGTGCCGGTCGGCTTCGAGGCCTTGGGCCGAGTCCTGAACGTGGTGGGCAAGCCGGTGGATGGGATGGGACCGGTTGATGCCAAAGTATACTACCCCATCCATCGCTCGGCGCCGTCCTTCGTCGATCAGGATACTTCTGTCAAGGTTCTGGAAACCGGGGTCAAGGTGATGGACCTGCTGGTCCCCTTTCCCCGAGGCGGCAAGATGGGCATGTTCGGGGGTGCGGGGGTCGGCAAAACCGTCATCATGATGGAAATGATCCACAATATCGCCATGCACCATGGTGGTATTTCGGTGTTCGCCGGCGTCGGTGAGCGCACCCGGGAAGGCAACGACCTCTATTTGGAAATGAAACAATCCGGGGTCTTACCCAAAGCCGCGCTGATTTACGGTCAGATGACCGAACCTCCCGGTGCCCGTGCCCGGGTGGGATTGACCGGTTTGACCGCGGCCGAGTACTTCCGGGATGTGGAAGGCCAGGATGTGCTCCTGTTTATCGATAACATCTTCCGTTTCACCCAGGCCGGCTCTGAGGTCTCGGCGCTGTTGGGCCGCATGCCTTCGGCGGTGGGTTATCAGCCTACCTTGGGTACTGACTTGGGCGAGTTACAGGAACGGATTACCTCGACCAAGAAAGGCTCGATTACTTCCGTGCAGTGTGTGTATGTGCCCGCCGACGACCTGACTGACCCAGCCCCGGCCACCACCTTCGCGCACCTGGACGGCACCGTGGTGCTTTCCCGGCAGATCGCCGAGCTGGGCATCTATCCGGCGGTGGACCCGCTCGATTCCACCTCTCGGATCTTGGATCCGGCGGTGTTGGGCGAGGAGCACTATACGGTAGCCCGGAACGTCCAGATGACCCTGCAGAAGTATAAGGATTTGCAGGATATTATCGCCATTTTGGGCATTGACGAGCTTTCTGAAGAGGACAAGATCACTGTGGCTCGGGCCCGTAAGATTCAGCGTTTCCTGTCCCAGCCGTTCTTCGTGGCCGCCGAATTTACCGGGACCGAGGGTAAATTCGTGTCGGTGCCCGATACCGTGCGGGGCTTTAAGGAAATCCTGGAAGGAAAACATGATGACATCCCTGAGCAGGCGTTCTATATGGTCGGCGGCATTGAAGAGGTCGTAGCTAAAGCCGAGCGTCTGGCGGCCATGGGCTAAGCCCTTTCCGTATAAGGGGGAATCATGGCAGAAAAGAGTTTGTTATTGGAGGTCGTTACTCCCGACCGCAAGGTGGTCTCCGAAGAGGTCGACATTGTCGTCGCTCCCGGTGTGGAAGGCCAGTTCGGCGTGCTGGTGAACCATATCCCCTTCCTTTCCGCCCTGGAGATTGGCGAGATGTATTACCGGAAGGGCGGCCAGGTCCAGTACCTGTTCATAGGTGGCGGCTTTGCCGAAGTGACTGGCCAGAAGGTGACGATCCTGGCCGACTCCGCTGAACGCGGCCATGAAATCGACGTCGAGCGGGCCCGGCGGGCCCGGGAACGGGCCGAACGCCGTCTGGCTATGGGTAGAACTGCCGATATAGATTGGGCCCGGGCGGAAGCGGCCTTGCGCCGCTCTATCATGCGCATGAAGGTCGCTACCCGCTAAATTTTCTGTTGACAATCATATAAAAAAAGGCAAGTCTAATAAGACTTGCCTTTTTATTTAGGCAGTTAGGCCGGATCTGCTGATGTTCATTATTATAAACATATCTGTTAAAGATTTTGGATTCGGATGATGGCTACAGAAATGTCAGAATTGGTTGCGATTGTCCTGGCCGCGGGCAAGGGCACCAGGATGAAATCGGAACTGGCCAAGGTGCTACATCCCATCATGGGCCGCCCTATGTTGGCCTATTCCCTAGAGACCTTGAACAAATTGGGGGTTGATAAAATAATTGCCGTGGTCGGCTATCAGGCCGAGGCGGTGAAAGCCGCGTTCTCCTCTTCTCCGGTCACCTTTGTGACCCAGGAACCGCAATTAGGCACCGGCCATGCGGTCCAGGTGGCTTGCCAGGCCCTGGGCGGTTATCAAGGGTCAGTGCTGGTAGTTTGCGGTGATGTGCCGCTGTTGCCGAGCGCTTACTTGGAAGCTTTATACCATCAGCATTGCCAAACCGGTGTGGTGGCCACCGTACTCACCGTGGAGTTGGCCGAGCCGGGCAGTTATGGCCGCATTGTTAAAGATGGTCAAGGCAATATTCTCAAAATTGTCGAGGCCCGGGATGCCAAGCCAGAGGAATTATCAATTCGGGAAATTAACACCGGCATTTACTGCTTCCATGTGCCTTTTTTGGTTACCGCGCTGGGGAATCTGCGACCAGATAATGACCAGCAGGAACTTTATCTCACCGATGTCATCGCCCAGGCTCAGGCCCGAAATTTGCAGGTTGCCAGTCTTAGGGCACCGGAGGCCATGAGTTTTCAGGGAATCAATAACCGGGTGGATTTGGCGGTGGTCAGTCGCCAGGTGCGGCAGCAGATCAATGAGCGCCATATGCTGGCCGGAGTTACCTTGATCGACCCCGAGACCACTTACATCGAGGCCGACGTTCAGATCGGTCCGGATACAGTAATCTACCCAAATTGTTATCTGCTGGGTAGCACGACCATCGGCCCCGGCTGTTGCCTGGAGCCCAATGTCAAGATCGCTGATAGCACTTTGGGAGCCCGGGTGATCATCAAAATGTCTACGGTGATCACCGGTAGCGTGATTGCCGATGAGGTCCAGATCGGGCCTTTTGCCCATCTGCGGCCCCAGAGTGAGATCCGGGAAAGAGCCAAGATCGGCAATTTTGTGGAAGTGAAAAAATCGCTGATCCATACTGGGGTCAAGGCCGGGCATCTCACCTACCTGGGCGATGCCGAGGTCGGCCCGGAGGTCAATGTCGGGGCCGGAACCATCACCTGTAATTATGATGGCCAGAAGAAATATCGGACCGTTATTGAAGCAGGAGCCTTTATCGGCAGTAATACCGCCCTGGTCGCCCCGGTAACCGTCGGTGCCGGAGCTTATGTGGGCGCTGGGTCCACGATTACCGAGGACGTCCCCCCTGACAAACTGGCCATCGCCCGCGGCCGCCAGGTTATAAAAGAGATCAAACCTAGGTAAAATTATAATTCACGCTAAGACGCTAAACCCACCAAGAATTAATGCTATAACTTCCCGACCCTTGCGTCTGGGCGTGAACAATTCCTTTCCAAATACAAAAATAAATGGGGGGTGTATGTGCGGTATTGTAGGTTATCTAGGGGCCCAGCAGGCCATGCCCCTTCTGCTCGAAGGTCTGAAACGCTTGGAATATCGGGGCTATGATTCGGCCGGGATGGCGGTCATCGGCAATAACGGCCTGGAGATCCGGCGCAGTCTGGGCAAATTGAAAGAATTGGATAAATTGCTCCAGGAGTCACCGCTGTCCGGCACCATGGGCATCGGCCATACCCGCTGGGCCACTCACGGCCGCCCCTCGGAGACCAACGCCCACCCCCATCAGGTCGGCCATATTGCCGTGGTGCACAACGGCATTATCGAGAATTACCTGGAGCTGAAGCAGAGCCTGATCCAGGAAGGGCATAGTTTTTCTTCCGAAACTGATACCGAGATTGTCTCGCAATTAATCTACAAATATAGTTGCCGGGGGGCGGATTTTGTCCAGGCGGTGCAGCTGGCGCTCAAGGAAATCCGCGGTTCCTTTGCCCTGGTGGTAATTAACGCCCGGGAACCCCGCACGCTGATTGCGACCCGCAAGGAAAGCCCGCTCATTTTAGGACTGGCGAACGGCGAATATTTTGTCGCCTCGGATATACCGGCTATTCTCCACCATACCCGGCAGGTGGTCTTCCTGGAAGACCATGACTTGGTCATCCTGAAGGACGGCGGCTTTACCCTGGAAGGCCAAGACGGCCAACCGGTGAAGCGGCCGGTGATCACCATCACCTGGAGCCCGGCCATGGCCGAGAAGGCGGGCTACAAGCA harbors:
- the dnaX gene encoding DNA polymerase III subunit gamma/tau, giving the protein MSYLVLARKWRPQTFEEVVGQEHVTQTLKNAIAQGRVAHAFLFSGPRGVGKTSVARILAKALNCASGPTAHPCNQCQSCQEITQGHSLDVLEIDGASNRGIDEVRELRENIRYLPAHGRYKVYIIDEVHMLTKEAFNALLKTLEEPPSHVLFVMATTEPHKVPVTILSRCQRYDFKRLPAPLIQEHLARLTAQEGWQLAPEGLRLLATEAEGSLRDALGLLDQVVTFGGRQVSAAEVARILGLTDRRVLLQTLTTIIQRRGAEVLQLVEELHEHGLDLKRFYQDLVLYSRHLLLAALVPEARSLVEVADPEWQQLQGLAQQRPLPYLFNLLNELLKASEDLRRASFPRLALEILLLRLVHLEPVVPIEEWLERLAALEARLASGEASPEAAVSSPVADQPKVPELSESKPPAQRWPEFVVLVQKQMGNSVAAALQQSRLEKEEEQHLVITLGQGWNALGEQHLTGLRELAEDFFGSQYQLSIRPSLSPPAAPPPAASPKPATMAEIKQQVLEIFGGQWVTEDRQQSAKKEESP
- a CDS encoding YbaB/EbfC family nucleoid-associated protein, which encodes MKNIGNLMKQAQKLQSKMMAIQEELGERTVSAQVGGGMVEVVVNGRQELVSVRIDPEVVNPDDVEMLQDLVLAAVNDALNRSREMVSEEMSKLTGGLKIPGLM
- the recR gene encoding recombination protein RecR, translating into MPKGIYPAPLQKVITCLSKWPGIGEKTATRLALYLLRASAAEVVELTQALTELKDKIRLCSRCFAFADQELCPICADASRHQGQLCVVADPGDLLALERAGFFLGVYHVLGGLISPLEGVGPEDLRVAELLARLEPEGLQEVVLALNPSLEGESTTAYLSEQLRKRGVKVTRIAYGIPMGGDMKYCDQQTLKEALRHRVEA
- the rodA gene encoding rod shape-determining protein RodA; this translates as MIDRRLIHNFDWFLLGLVLVIVSLGILNLYSAGLSQAARQDTPLYIKQLYWLGFGFGLMLMTLLFDYRNLEKVAYPLFWLTVVLLVLVLVFGKVVSGSQRWLPLGPLSFQPSELTKLAIILALARHFSPREQLDPLNLRELLVPFILALIPFALVVKQPDLGTAFLIALIAATMVLFVGVRWQILMALGASLLLLSPLLWHFLKDYQKQRILTFLNPDDDPLGAGYHIIQSKIAVGSGLLWGKGFLQGTQSKLNFLPEQHTDFVFSVFAEEWGFAGSFFLLLLYILLILWGLQISRACKERFGNLLALGLIAMIFWQIFINISMVTGMLPVVGITLPLFSYGGSSLISTLISIGLLLNIRMRLLPSG
- a CDS encoding ATP synthase F0 subunit B; translation: MSTGTGKGIGTGFGVALTLAGMVLMVGVAWAAEAGHGGGEHDAARIKDLIWRTVNFVVFAGILIKLATKPIKEFFAGRKQQIAQNLEELESQKAAAEKALAEAQARLATVAEEREKIIKIFIAEGEAEKARIIERAEQAAARIKEMAALTIEAETKKAAADLKRELVETAAQLSEGLIKEHITADDQQRLVDEYLTKVVEAH
- a CDS encoding F0F1 ATP synthase subunit delta; this encodes MINLTIARRYAKALLTIGKEDGRYKDYGEELSAFAHLLEREPDLKNAIINPIYSQDDRKSVLLRIVELINLSPIVSNFVKLLFDKRRIDAVLGISQVYQQLVDQLENVSRTQVKTAFPLDETTLTRIRETLEKITGNTVVMEVEEDPTIIGGVLARAGDLILDGSVRTQLQSLTESLKRSEVF
- a CDS encoding F0F1 ATP synthase subunit alpha; this encodes MEIRAEEISQIIRTQIKEYETKVEVAETGTVLSVGDGIARVHGVEKCMAMELLEFPGGIYGIALNLEEDNVGCAILGEDIHIKEGDIVKRTGRIAEVPVGDAVIGRVLDPVGNPIDGKGPIEAKEFRRIELKAPGVIDRQPVNEPMYTGYKAIDAMTPIGRGQRELIIGDRQIGKTALCVDSIINQKESGVICIYVAIGQKKSTVAQVVDALERHGAMKHTIVISATASEPAPLQYIAAYSGCTMGEYYRDTNRHALIIYDDLSKQAAAYRQISLLLRRPPGREAYPGDIFYNHSRLLERAAKLNDSLGGGSLTALPIIETQAGDVSAYIPTNVISITDGQVYLEPGLFFAGVRPAINVGLSVSRVGGAAQVKAMKQVAGSLRLDLAQYRELAAFAQFGSELDKSTQFQLNRGIRLVEILKQPQYQPLPMEKEITIIYAGTRGYLDEWPVEILGDYERQLYDFIEGKYPEIFTEIKEKKEIGPDLDEKMKAALGEFKTVFQASQAA
- the atpG gene encoding ATP synthase F1 subunit gamma; this encodes MATLRDIKRKIGAVQKTQQITKAMNMVAAAKLRGAQARMEQFRPYAAAFSQMLSSIAGRVEPEAHPFFVRTPLVEKIELVLLTADRGLCGSFNMNLITAAEKFVKAKEADGIEVSLTCVGRKGRDFFRRRKANIRMGYVDVWNKFDFNDAIAVAREVVTPFNNGEVQEVYLIYSEFVNMAIQRPTLVQLLPISPEVTEEEGPAQEYLCEPPEAQFLDYLLPRYINVRVYHGFLENSTSEHAARMTAMDNASSNCKDMIQQLTLVMNKARQAAITKELMDIIGGAEALKG
- the atpD gene encoding F0F1 ATP synthase subunit beta is translated as MNIGHIARVIGPVVDVEFEEGKLPEILNGLLITNPAIDDSEDNLVVEVAQHLGNNMVRTIAMDTTDGLVRGMPVKDTGKPIAVPVGFEALGRVLNVVGKPVDGMGPVDAKVYYPIHRSAPSFVDQDTSVKVLETGVKVMDLLVPFPRGGKMGMFGGAGVGKTVIMMEMIHNIAMHHGGISVFAGVGERTREGNDLYLEMKQSGVLPKAALIYGQMTEPPGARARVGLTGLTAAEYFRDVEGQDVLLFIDNIFRFTQAGSEVSALLGRMPSAVGYQPTLGTDLGELQERITSTKKGSITSVQCVYVPADDLTDPAPATTFAHLDGTVVLSRQIAELGIYPAVDPLDSTSRILDPAVLGEEHYTVARNVQMTLQKYKDLQDIIAILGIDELSEEDKITVARARKIQRFLSQPFFVAAEFTGTEGKFVSVPDTVRGFKEILEGKHDDIPEQAFYMVGGIEEVVAKAERLAAMG
- a CDS encoding F0F1 ATP synthase subunit epsilon, which translates into the protein MAEKSLLLEVVTPDRKVVSEEVDIVVAPGVEGQFGVLVNHIPFLSALEIGEMYYRKGGQVQYLFIGGGFAEVTGQKVTILADSAERGHEIDVERARRARERAERRLAMGRTADIDWARAEAALRRSIMRMKVATR
- the glmU gene encoding bifunctional UDP-N-acetylglucosamine diphosphorylase/glucosamine-1-phosphate N-acetyltransferase GlmU; amino-acid sequence: MSELVAIVLAAGKGTRMKSELAKVLHPIMGRPMLAYSLETLNKLGVDKIIAVVGYQAEAVKAAFSSSPVTFVTQEPQLGTGHAVQVACQALGGYQGSVLVVCGDVPLLPSAYLEALYHQHCQTGVVATVLTVELAEPGSYGRIVKDGQGNILKIVEARDAKPEELSIREINTGIYCFHVPFLVTALGNLRPDNDQQELYLTDVIAQAQARNLQVASLRAPEAMSFQGINNRVDLAVVSRQVRQQINERHMLAGVTLIDPETTYIEADVQIGPDTVIYPNCYLLGSTTIGPGCCLEPNVKIADSTLGARVIIKMSTVITGSVIADEVQIGPFAHLRPQSEIRERAKIGNFVEVKKSLIHTGVKAGHLTYLGDAEVGPEVNVGAGTITCNYDGQKKYRTVIEAGAFIGSNTALVAPVTVGAGAYVGAGSTITEDVPPDKLAIARGRQVIKEIKPR